One Euphorbia lathyris chromosome 1, ddEupLath1.1, whole genome shotgun sequence DNA segment encodes these proteins:
- the LOC136202576 gene encoding adenylate kinase 5, chloroplastic-like isoform X3: MMLKDKGLRGGVEIAIPELNPEMDVYRIGTLMELVRVIALSFADDGKHVKVCVQGSIRQGALARMPLQLSGTRKIFGICGLGRLWSSWNLYPNRFYRCFGF, translated from the exons ATGATGCTTAAAGATAAGGGTTTAAGAGGAGGG GTTGAGATTGCTATTCCGGAGCTGAACCCAGAAATg GATGTTTATCGCATAGGTACCTTGATGGAATTGGTTCGGGTTATTGCTCTTTCATTTGCTGATGATGGAAAACATGTCAAG GTCTGTGTTCAAGGTTCTATAAGGCAAGGCGCCCTTGCTAGAATGCCTCTGCAGCTTTCAGGCACTAGAAAGATTTTTGGAATATGTGGATTGGGGAGATTATGGAGCTCTTGGAACCTTTATCCAAATCGGTTCTATAG
- the LOC136202576 gene encoding adenylate kinase 5, chloroplastic-like isoform X4 gives MMLKDKGLRGGVEIAIPELNPEMDVYRIGTLMELVRVIALSFADDGKHVKVCVQGSIRQGALARMPLQLSGTRKIFGICGLGRLWSSWNLYPNRFYSKSIA, from the exons ATGATGCTTAAAGATAAGGGTTTAAGAGGAGGG GTTGAGATTGCTATTCCGGAGCTGAACCCAGAAATg GATGTTTATCGCATAGGTACCTTGATGGAATTGGTTCGGGTTATTGCTCTTTCATTTGCTGATGATGGAAAACATGTCAAG GTCTGTGTTCAAGGTTCTATAAGGCAAGGCGCCCTTGCTAGAATGCCTCTGCAGCTTTCAGGCACTAGAAAGATTTTTGGAATATGTGGATTGGGGAGATTATGGAGCTCTTGGAACCTTTATCCAAATCGGTTCTATAG
- the LOC136202576 gene encoding adenylate kinase 5, chloroplastic-like isoform X5: protein MMLKDKGLRGGVEIAIPELNPEMDVYRIGTLMELVRVIALSFADDGKHVKVCVQGSIRQGALARMPLQLSGTRKIFGICGLGRLWSSWNLYPNRFYRAQFR from the exons ATGATGCTTAAAGATAAGGGTTTAAGAGGAGGG GTTGAGATTGCTATTCCGGAGCTGAACCCAGAAATg GATGTTTATCGCATAGGTACCTTGATGGAATTGGTTCGGGTTATTGCTCTTTCATTTGCTGATGATGGAAAACATGTCAAG GTCTGTGTTCAAGGTTCTATAAGGCAAGGCGCCCTTGCTAGAATGCCTCTGCAGCTTTCAGGCACTAGAAAGATTTTTGGAATATGTGGATTGGGGAGATTATGGAGCTCTTGGAACCTTTATCCAAATCGGTTCTATAG
- the LOC136202576 gene encoding adenylate kinase 5, chloroplastic-like isoform X2, with amino-acid sequence MMLKDKGLRGGVEIAIPELNPEMDVYRIGTLMELVRVIALSFADDGKHVKVCVQGSIRQGALARMPLQLSGTRKIFGICGLGRLWSSWNLYPNRFYRIWTLDDLV; translated from the exons ATGATGCTTAAAGATAAGGGTTTAAGAGGAGGG GTTGAGATTGCTATTCCGGAGCTGAACCCAGAAATg GATGTTTATCGCATAGGTACCTTGATGGAATTGGTTCGGGTTATTGCTCTTTCATTTGCTGATGATGGAAAACATGTCAAG GTCTGTGTTCAAGGTTCTATAAGGCAAGGCGCCCTTGCTAGAATGCCTCTGCAGCTTTCAGGCACTAGAAAGATTTTTGGAATATGTGGATTGGGGAGATTATGGAGCTCTTGGAACCTTTATCCAAATCGGTTCTATAG
- the LOC136202576 gene encoding adenylate kinase 5, chloroplastic-like isoform X1, producing the protein MMLKDKGLRGGVEIAIPELNPEMDVYRIGTLMELVRVIALSFADDGKHVKVCVQGSIRQGALARMPLQLSGTRKIFGICGLGRLWSSWNLYPNRFYSLFFLPRFVSIGRRNPKGVG; encoded by the exons ATGATGCTTAAAGATAAGGGTTTAAGAGGAGGG GTTGAGATTGCTATTCCGGAGCTGAACCCAGAAATg GATGTTTATCGCATAGGTACCTTGATGGAATTGGTTCGGGTTATTGCTCTTTCATTTGCTGATGATGGAAAACATGTCAAG GTCTGTGTTCAAGGTTCTATAAGGCAAGGCGCCCTTGCTAGAATGCCTCTGCAGCTTTCAGGCACTAGAAAGATTTTTGGAATATGTGGATTGGGGAGATTATGGAGCTCTTGGAACCTTTATCCAAATCGGTTCTATAG cttgttctttctcccccgttttgtcagcatcgggaggaggaatcctaaaggcgtcggttaa